The Bradyrhizobium oligotrophicum S58 genome contains the following window.
ACCACGATCTCCTTCGATCTCAATTTCGCGCAGGTCAACGAGCCCTTGTGCGTGCTGGTGCAGGAGAGCCTCGCCCAGCTCGGCATCAAGACCACGATCAACAAGGTGCCCGGCGCCAATTGGCGCACCGAGCTGAACAAGAAGGAGATGCCGCTGTTCACCAACATCTTCTCGGGCTGGCTCGATTATCCCGAATACTTCTTCTACTGGTGCTATCACGGCAACAATTCCGTGTTCAACACGATGAGCTACAAGTCGCCTGCGATGGACAAGCTCATCGATGGCGCGCGCGACGCGGCCGCGACCGGTGACAAGGCGACCTACGATGCGGACGTGAAGGGCTTCGTCGATCTCGCCTTCGCCGAGGTGCCGCGCATTCCGCTGTACCAGCCGTTCGTCAACGTCGCGATGCAGAAGAACATCTCCGGCTATCAGTACTGGTTCCACCGCCGGCTGGACTATCGCGCCCTGGTGAAGGGGTGAGCGGCGTGCACGGGCTTTGTCATGTGGGCCGAGCTCTCTCGCTCCCTCCCCCCTTGTGGGGGAGGGGCGGGGAGGGGGGTAGCCACGGACACCGCCGTCGCGGCTCACCCCTCTCCCCAGCCCTCCCTCACAAGGGGGGAGGGAGCCGATTGCGCCGTGCTGCGAAATCCTGCCTCGTTCTGACGAGGCTGTATCCATGCTGAGCCTCGTCGCCAAGCGTCTCGCCTTCGCGATCCCCTCGCTGATCGGCGTCGTGATCGTCACCTTCCTGCTCACCCGCGCGCTGCCCGGCGATCCCGCCGCTTATTTCGCAGGTCCCGCCGCCACCAAGGAAGCGGTGGAGCAGATCCGAAAGAAGCTCGGCCTCGACAAGCCGCTGGTCGAGCAGTTCTTCCGCTACACCGCCGATCTTGCCCATGGTGATCTCGGCAGCTCGCTGACGACAGGACAGCCGGTGGCGAGCGAGATCCGTAACCGCCTGCCGGCCTCCGCCGAGCTGACCTTGCTCGGCCTGCTGGTCTCGGTCGCCATCGCGCTGCCGCTCGGCGTGCTTGCGGCAACGCGGCCGGGGTCATGGATCGATCACGCCTGTCGTATCGTGACCACGGCGGGCGTGTCGCTGCCGGTGTTCTTCACCGGGCTGGTGCTGGTTTACGTGTTCTATTTCCAGCTCGGCTGGTCGCCGGCGCCGCTCGGCCGGCTCGACGTGTTCTACAGCGCCCCGCCCAACGTGACCGGCTTCTTCCTGATCGATACGCTGATCGCTGGAGATGGCGAGGCATTCCGCTCGGCGCTGAGCCAGCTGCTGCTGCCGGCCGCCACCTTGGCGATCTTCTCGCTGGCGCCGATCGCGCGCATGACGCGCGCGTCCATGCTTTCGGTGCTGTCATCGGAGTTCGTGCGAACGGCCCGCGCCTCCGGCCTGTCGCCCTCCACGGTCACCGTGACCTACGCGTTCCGCAACGCCATGCTGCCGGTGATCACGACGCTGTCGATGGTGTTCTCGTTCCTGCTCGGCGCCAATGTGCTGGTGGAGAAGGTGTTCGCCTGGCCGGGCATCGGCTCCTATGCGGTCGAGGCGCTGATCGCATCGGACTTCGCGCCAGTCCAGGGCTTCGTGCTGACGATGGCCGTCATGTACGTCGTCCTCAACCTCGTCATCGACATTCTCTATGGCGTCATCGATCCCCGTGTGAGGCTTGAAGGATGAGCACCGTCGCGCCGACCCTCGACCCCGCCGCCGGTCCGGCGAGGACGTCGGGAATATCAGCCCTGATTGGCCACACGCGTTATGTGCTGGCCGAGAACAGGGTCACGGGCTTTGCCTTCGGCCTGCTGGTCGTGATCCTGTTCGCGGCCCTGTTCGGGCCATGGATCGTGCCCTACGATCCGCTCGCCAGCGATACGGCGTCAGCGCTGAAGCCGCCGTCGGCCGCGCACTGGTTCGGCACCGATCAGCTCGGCCGCGACATCTTCAGCCGCGTCGTGGTCGCGGCCCGGCTCGATACGTTCATCGCGGTGGCCTCGGTCGTGCTGGTGTTCCTGATGGGCGGCCTCGCCGGCGTCGCCGCCGGCTTCTTTGGCGGTTGGACCGATCGCGTCGTCGGCCGCATCGCCGACACCATCATGGCGTTTCCGCTGTTCGTGCTGGCGATGGGCATCGTCGCCGCACTCGGCAACACCGTGCAGAACATCATCATCGCCACCGCGATCGTGAACTTCCCGCTCTATGCCCGCGTCGCGCGCGCCGAGGCCAATGTCCGCCGCAACGCCGGCTTCGTGCAGGCGGCGCGGCTGTCGGGCAACAGCGAGATGCGCATCCTGCTCGGCCACATCCTGCCCAACATCATGCCGATCATGATCGTGCAGATGTCGCTGACCATGGGCTACGCGATCCTCAATGCCGCCGGCCTCTCCTTCATCGGCCTCGGCGTCCGGCCGCCGACGGCCGAATGGGGCATCATGGTCGCCGAGGGCGCGTCCTTCATGGTGTCGGGCGAATGGTGGATCGCGCTGTTTCCCGGCCTCGCGCTGATGATCGCGGTGTTCTGCTTCAACCTGCTCGGCGACGGCCTGCGCGACATCGTCGACCCGCAGCGCAGGACGTAAGGCGATGAAGGCGCAACAAAGCCACGCTGTCATTGCCGGACTTGACCCGGCAATCCATCTCTTCAAGGAAGCCTTCGTTGGTATGATGGATGCGCGGGCCTTCGCCGCGCCGAAGGGGCTCCGGCCCCGCAGGCGGGTCAAGCCCGCGCATGACGATCGGAATAAGCGGAGCCATCCATGACCGCACAGCCGCTGCTCGACGTCCGCGATCTCACCGTCGAATTCTCCACCCGGCGCGGCATCGTCAAGGCGGTGCAACATGTCGACATCTCCGTCGCGAAGGGCGAGACCTTGGCGATCGTCGGCGAATCCGGCTCGGGAAAATCCGTGACGTCCTACGCGGTCATGCGCATTCTCGACCGGGCCGGGCGCATCGCCGAGGGCTCGGTGATGTTCTCCGGAGTCGACGTCAAGGCGGCAGACGAGAGCGCCATGCGTGATCTGCGCGGGCGCGAGATCTCGATGATCTTCCAGAACCCGCGCGCGGCGCTGAACCCGATCCGCAAAGTGGGCCAGCAGATCGAGGATGTGCTGAAGCAGCATGCCCAGGCGGCGGCCAGCGACCGCGCCGAGAAGGCGATCGCAGCCCTCGAACAGGTCAAGATCGCGCGCCCGCGTGAGCGCTATCACGCCTATCCGTTCGAGCTGTCGGGCGGCATGTGTCAGCGCGTCGTCATCGCGCTGGCGCTGGCCTGCAATCCGCAGCTGCTGATCGCGGACGAGCCGACGACGGGTCTCGATGTCACCACGCAGAAGGCGGTGATGGACCTCGTCGTCGAGCTGACCAAGAGCCGCGGCATGTCGACGATCCTGATCACGCATGATCTGGGTCTCGCTGCCGCGTATTGCGATCGCGTCGTGGTGATGGAGAAGGGCCGTGTGGTCGAGACCGCCAAGGCCGCCGACATCTTCGCCAATCCGCAGCATCCGTATACACGCAAGCTGATGCGCGCGACGCCGCGGCTCGGCGTGTCCTTGCGCGATCTGCTGCCGGAGGAGGAGGCATTGCCAAAACCACAGCCCGCCATCGCCGGGCTTGACCCGGCGATCCATCCCTCTTCGGAAGACTCGCTTGAGGGGATGGACCCCCGGGTCAAGCCCGGGGGTGACGAGCG
Protein-coding sequences here:
- a CDS encoding ABC transporter permease, yielding MLSLVAKRLAFAIPSLIGVVIVTFLLTRALPGDPAAYFAGPAATKEAVEQIRKKLGLDKPLVEQFFRYTADLAHGDLGSSLTTGQPVASEIRNRLPASAELTLLGLLVSVAIALPLGVLAATRPGSWIDHACRIVTTAGVSLPVFFTGLVLVYVFYFQLGWSPAPLGRLDVFYSAPPNVTGFFLIDTLIAGDGEAFRSALSQLLLPAATLAIFSLAPIARMTRASMLSVLSSEFVRTARASGLSPSTVTVTYAFRNAMLPVITTLSMVFSFLLGANVLVEKVFAWPGIGSYAVEALIASDFAPVQGFVLTMAVMYVVLNLVIDILYGVIDPRVRLEG
- a CDS encoding ABC transporter permease gives rise to the protein MSTVAPTLDPAAGPARTSGISALIGHTRYVLAENRVTGFAFGLLVVILFAALFGPWIVPYDPLASDTASALKPPSAAHWFGTDQLGRDIFSRVVVAARLDTFIAVASVVLVFLMGGLAGVAAGFFGGWTDRVVGRIADTIMAFPLFVLAMGIVAALGNTVQNIIIATAIVNFPLYARVARAEANVRRNAGFVQAARLSGNSEMRILLGHILPNIMPIMIVQMSLTMGYAILNAAGLSFIGLGVRPPTAEWGIMVAEGASFMVSGEWWIALFPGLALMIAVFCFNLLGDGLRDIVDPQRRT
- a CDS encoding dipeptide ABC transporter ATP-binding protein, which translates into the protein MTAQPLLDVRDLTVEFSTRRGIVKAVQHVDISVAKGETLAIVGESGSGKSVTSYAVMRILDRAGRIAEGSVMFSGVDVKAADESAMRDLRGREISMIFQNPRAALNPIRKVGQQIEDVLKQHAQAAASDRAEKAIAALEQVKIARPRERYHAYPFELSGGMCQRVVIALALACNPQLLIADEPTTGLDVTTQKAVMDLVVELTKSRGMSTILITHDLGLAAAYCDRVVVMEKGRVVETAKAADIFANPQHPYTRKLMRATPRLGVSLRDLLPEEEALPKPQPAIAGLDPAIHPSSEDSLEGMDPRVKPGGDERNEEGERSVSSTKPLLLVDKLVKEYPRQGATATLSKLFGRKPAIEPEVFRAVDGISFTVGHGESVGLVGESGCGKSTTSMMVMRLLDQTSGRISFDGEEIGNILPQAFARLPLRSRIQMVFQDPTDSLNPRFTAVRAIADPILQLGDIKGRNAIRARCEELATMVGLPLNLLDRFPHQLSGGQKARVGIARAIALHPKLVILDEPTAALDVSVQAVVLNLLQDLKQQLGMSYLFVSHDLNVVRLLCDRVIVMRSGRIVEEGTSERVLGDPQDAYTRELLTAIPHPPLPAH